A window of Sporanaerobacter acetigenes DSM 13106 contains these coding sequences:
- the mreD gene encoding rod shape-determining protein MreD produces MQGFIMFMIVLANFILQSTVFQYLGIFGVIPNTTLIIVVCIAILKGKKVGGVVGVLAGLLQDIIFSTTIGPNAFVYFFIGYFVGMIEQKFYKESSFIPFIFTAISTIVYHGLYFVVIYFLGIKIHFPLFLKNVVLIEILYNSILAIPIYKWFSNIFVVPSIRFGRR; encoded by the coding sequence TTGCAAGGATTTATAATGTTTATGATTGTTTTAGCAAATTTCATATTGCAAAGTACGGTTTTTCAATATTTGGGAATATTTGGCGTCATACCAAATACTACTTTGATAATAGTAGTTTGTATAGCTATTTTGAAAGGCAAAAAGGTTGGAGGAGTAGTAGGAGTTCTGGCTGGCCTACTTCAAGATATTATTTTTAGTACAACTATAGGTCCAAATGCTTTTGTATATTTTTTTATTGGATATTTTGTCGGTATGATAGAGCAAAAATTTTATAAAGAGAGCTCATTTATTCCTTTTATTTTTACTGCTATTTCCACGATTGTTTATCATGGCTTGTATTTTGTAGTCATTTATTTTCTTGGTATAAAAATTCATTTTCCACTTTTTTTAAAGAATGTTGTACTGATTGAAATATTGTATAATAGTATTTTAGCAATTCCTATTTATAAATGGTTTTCTAATATTTTTGTAGTTCCTTCTATACGTTTTGGCAGGAGATAG
- the mreC gene encoding rod shape-determining protein MreC: MSMFKKYKDRMIVTIVAIILIIVIGMTSSGRLKITGVEKAIGNIISPVEKVFFNIGRSISNAFSTIANIGKMKNENEELKKEIVKLEEENMRYEDIIAKSDFLKNELELRKNTKFNLIEAQVIGKEPGNWFDRFMIDKGLKDGIKKGDTVIQGVEVEQNIVKEGIVGRVAEVGDNWANVVSIVDETSNISFKTIRTQDGGIISGSVDNDLKGYLFDSKADVVKGDKLFTSGLGGVFVKDLYIGEINDVVKKDEDLMKQISITPAVDFKKIYKVYIISNK; the protein is encoded by the coding sequence ATGTCAATGTTTAAAAAATATAAAGATAGAATGATAGTGACTATAGTTGCTATCATTCTCATCATTGTAATTGGGATGACGAGTAGTGGGAGACTTAAAATTACAGGTGTTGAAAAAGCTATAGGAAATATCATATCTCCAGTAGAAAAGGTTTTTTTTAATATAGGGAGATCTATTTCTAATGCTTTTAGTACCATAGCTAATATAGGAAAGATGAAAAATGAAAATGAAGAATTGAAAAAAGAAATTGTAAAATTAGAAGAAGAAAACATGAGATATGAAGATATCATTGCTAAATCTGATTTTTTAAAAAATGAATTAGAATTAAGAAAAAATACTAAATTTAATTTAATAGAAGCTCAAGTTATTGGGAAAGAGCCTGGAAATTGGTTTGATAGATTCATGATAGACAAAGGTCTTAAAGATGGAATAAAAAAAGGTGATACTGTCATTCAAGGTGTAGAAGTTGAGCAAAATATTGTCAAAGAAGGTATAGTAGGTAGAGTAGCTGAGGTAGGAGATAATTGGGCAAATGTGGTATCTATTGTTGATGAAACTAGTAACATATCTTTTAAAACTATAAGAACTCAAGATGGGGGAATAATATCTGGTAGTGTTGACAATGACTTAAAAGGATATCTTTTTGACAGTAAGGCAGATGTAGTGAAGGGAGACAAGCTATTTACATCAGGTCTTGGAGGAGTGTTTGTTAAGGATTTATATATTGGTGAAATAAATGATGTTGTCAAAAAAGATGAGGATTTGATGAAACAAATATCTATTACTCCTGCTGTCGATTTTAAAAAAATTTATAAAGTTTATATTATATCCAATAAATAG
- a CDS encoding rod shape-determining protein gives MGLFSAFTKDMGIDLGTANTLVYIKGKGIVTREPSVVAIQTNTKEVLAVGEEAKKMIGRTPGHIVAIRPLKDGVIADFDITQNMLKYFIRKANQKKSIFQPRVVVCVPSGVTEVEKRAVEEATIHAGARDAYLIEEPMAAAIGAGLPVHEATGSMIVDIGGGTAEVAIISLGGIVTSKSIRIGGDELDESIVYYIKKEYSLMIGERTAEEVKITIGSADGGNKETKMQIRGRDLISGLPKTIEVTSSEIHEAMKEPISNIIDAIKFTLEKTPPELASDIMEQGIMLTGGGALLNGIDRLIKSETGMPVHIAEDPLDCVAIGTGKALESIEILKKTTSNNKRLG, from the coding sequence ATGGGATTATTCAGTGCTTTTACTAAAGATATGGGAATTGATTTGGGTACAGCAAATACTCTAGTATATATAAAAGGAAAGGGAATTGTTACGAGGGAGCCTTCTGTTGTGGCTATTCAAACCAATACAAAAGAAGTATTAGCTGTAGGTGAAGAAGCTAAGAAGATGATAGGAAGAACGCCTGGACATATTGTAGCTATAAGACCATTAAAAGATGGTGTTATTGCAGATTTTGATATAACACAAAATATGTTGAAATATTTTATTAGGAAAGCTAATCAAAAGAAATCTATTTTTCAACCTAGAGTAGTTGTATGTGTGCCTTCTGGTGTAACTGAAGTGGAAAAGAGAGCTGTTGAAGAAGCTACAATTCATGCTGGAGCAAGGGATGCGTATCTTATAGAAGAGCCAATGGCTGCAGCTATTGGAGCTGGTCTGCCAGTTCATGAGGCTACTGGTAGCATGATAGTAGATATAGGTGGAGGAACCGCAGAAGTAGCCATTATTTCTTTAGGTGGAATAGTGACTAGCAAATCTATTAGGATTGGCGGGGATGAATTAGACGAATCAATAGTTTATTATATAAAGAAAGAATATAGCTTGATGATAGGTGAAAGAACTGCAGAAGAAGTAAAAATAACTATTGGTTCTGCAGATGGCGGAAATAAGGAAACTAAAATGCAGATAAGAGGACGAGATCTCATAAGTGGACTTCCTAAAACTATTGAGGTTACTTCATCGGAAATTCATGAGGCTATGAAAGAACCCATATCAAATATTATAGATGCTATCAAATTTACTTTAGAAAAGACTCCTCCAGAATTGGCTTCAGATATTATGGAACAAGGTATTATGCTTACTGGTGGTGGTGCATTGTTAAATGGAATTGATAGACTCATAAAAAGTGAAACAGGAATGCCTGTTCATATAGCTGAAGATCCTCTTGATTGTGTAGCTATAGGTACGGGAAAGGCTTTAGAAAGTATAGAAATATTAAAGAAGACTACATCAAACAATAAAAGACTGGGTTAA
- the radC gene encoding RadC family protein — MGENYTIKDLPLSERPREKLYKYGVSSLSNAELIAVIIRTGNREDTAIELGQRLLSIDNTGIGFLADASFEELTKVKGIGECKASQIIAAVELGKRISAQIGEEKVKITSPADIVNILMEDMRYLKKEHFKAAILDTKNQIITIENISVGNLNSSIVHPREVFNAAIRRSGNSIILIHNHPSGDPTPSKEDINITNRLIESGNILGIKVLDHIVIGDNKYISFKERNII; from the coding sequence ATGGGGGAAAATTATACTATTAAGGATTTGCCATTAAGTGAAAGACCTAGAGAAAAATTGTATAAGTATGGAGTAAGTTCTCTGTCTAATGCAGAACTTATTGCCGTTATCATAAGGACTGGGAATAGAGAAGATACAGCTATTGAATTGGGACAAAGACTGCTCAGTATAGATAATACAGGAATTGGATTTTTGGCTGATGCATCTTTTGAAGAATTAACAAAGGTCAAAGGCATAGGAGAGTGTAAAGCTTCACAAATAATAGCTGCTGTAGAGTTAGGAAAGAGAATTTCAGCTCAAATAGGTGAAGAAAAGGTTAAAATCACTTCTCCTGCAGATATAGTTAATATACTTATGGAAGATATGAGATATTTAAAAAAGGAACATTTCAAGGCAGCTATACTTGACACCAAAAATCAAATAATAACTATAGAGAATATTTCAGTAGGAAATCTTAATTCTTCTATAGTTCATCCAAGAGAGGTATTTAATGCTGCTATAAGAAGGAGTGGAAATTCAATTATACTTATTCACAATCATCCCAGTGGGGACCCTACGCCAAGCAAAGAAGACATAAATATAACTAATAGGCTAATTGAGTCAGGAAATATTCTAGGAATAAAAGTATTAGACCATATTGTCATAGGAGATAATAAGTATATAAGTTTTAAAGAAAGAAATATAATATAA
- a CDS encoding Maf family protein, giving the protein MKKIVLASASPRRRELIEKYNLKTEIVKSSIEEKIVEGELPEQVAMSLAYEKAYDVSKAFQDEEIIIGADTIVVFQNEILGKPKDYKDAFYMLKNLSSRTHYVITGIAIVKANTNVKVVDYEKTSVTFKSLTDDKIYRYLSTDEYKDKAGAYGIQGYGEILVEKIEGCYSNVVGLPISKLEMLLENYFGISLL; this is encoded by the coding sequence ATGAAAAAAATAGTATTGGCATCGGCTTCTCCTAGAAGGCGAGAGCTGATAGAAAAATACAATTTAAAAACTGAAATAGTTAAAAGTAGTATTGAAGAAAAAATAGTAGAAGGAGAATTGCCAGAACAAGTAGCTATGTCACTAGCTTATGAAAAAGCCTATGACGTATCTAAAGCGTTTCAAGATGAAGAAATAATTATAGGAGCAGATACTATAGTAGTTTTTCAAAATGAAATATTAGGTAAACCTAAAGATTATAAAGATGCTTTTTATATGCTAAAGAATTTAAGTAGCAGGACTCACTATGTAATCACTGGAATAGCAATTGTGAAGGCTAATACAAATGTAAAAGTAGTAGATTATGAAAAAACATCCGTTACGTTCAAAAGTTTGACAGATGATAAAATATATAGATACCTAAGCACAGATGAATATAAAGATAAAGCTGGAGCTTATGGTATTCAAGGGTATGGGGAGATACTTGTGGAGAAAATAGAAGGTTGTTATTCCAATGTAGTAGGTTTGCCAATTTCTAAATTGGAGATGCTTTTAGAAAACTATTTTGGTATTAGCTTATTATAA
- a CDS encoding Gx transporter family protein, whose protein sequence is MKNLRKLVFLSLLVSLGLALSILESFMPIPFIAPGAKLGLSNMVVLITLVVFGFKEALVVGILKSILFSLATGSISSLFYSLSGAILSCITMYIVYSYFPNIYSLIGVSIFGAVAHNIAQVSVASLMMKNLKIFSYLPVLLLASLFTGYFVGLSSIFISKNLKKNFPNNCDTSRI, encoded by the coding sequence ATGAAAAATTTAAGAAAACTTGTATTTTTGTCATTGTTAGTTTCTTTGGGGTTGGCACTTAGCATATTAGAGTCTTTTATGCCAATACCTTTTATTGCTCCTGGGGCAAAGTTGGGATTGTCAAATATGGTAGTACTCATCACACTTGTAGTGTTTGGTTTTAAAGAGGCTTTAGTTGTTGGAATACTTAAAAGCATACTTTTTAGTTTGGCCACAGGGAGCATTTCTAGTTTGTTTTATAGTTTATCGGGTGCAATTTTAAGTTGTATAACAATGTATATTGTATATTCCTATTTTCCCAATATATATAGTTTAATAGGAGTCAGTATTTTTGGAGCTGTAGCACACAATATAGCCCAAGTTTCTGTAGCTAGTCTTATGATGAAAAATTTAAAGATTTTTTCTTATTTGCCTGTTTTGTTGTTGGCTAGCCTTTTTACGGGCTATTTTGTAGGGCTATCTTCTATTTTTATAAGTAAAAATTTAAAAAAAAATTTTCCAAATAATTGTGATACAAGTAGAATATAG
- a CDS encoding NusG domain II-containing protein: MTKGDKYLIIFIIIISVVSLFFVKRDISSYDKKYFVISVDGKEYKKIYFGPEVVGKQIPVKTEFGYNLIEIGDGKVRVIEADCPDKLDVKQGYIERPGEVIVCLPNRLVIEIKGENKDNDIDYISH, encoded by the coding sequence TTGACAAAAGGGGATAAATATTTAATAATTTTTATTATAATAATAAGTGTAGTATCATTATTTTTTGTAAAAAGAGATATATCAAGTTATGATAAAAAATATTTTGTAATATCCGTTGATGGAAAAGAATATAAGAAAATATATTTTGGCCCAGAAGTAGTGGGAAAGCAAATTCCGGTTAAAACTGAATTTGGATATAATCTAATTGAAATAGGTGATGGAAAAGTAAGAGTCATTGAAGCAGATTGCCCAGACAAATTAGATGTAAAACAAGGTTATATTGAAAGGCCAGGAGAAGTTATAGTTTGTTTGCCAAACAGATTGGTTATTGAAATAAAAGGAGAAAATAAAGATAATGATATAGATTATATTAGTCATTAA
- a CDS encoding RnfABCDGE type electron transport complex subunit B → MSTILYPLLVLGGLGLLFGVILSLASKAFAVETDPKVEEIRSVLPGANCGACGFPGCDGLANAIAEGKAPVNGCAVGGKAVADKVAEIMGVSGQDAEKMVAKVLCQGTDCKAIKKYEYTGLQDCKAANIVAGGNKGCQYGCLGFGTCKDVCQFEAIEIIDGIANIDPEKCTSCGQCIKACPKGIIELVPYKQKVIVKCKSSEFGKSVKEKCTIGCIGCQMCVKACPTDPKAMQFENNLAHIDYEKCINCGLCAQKCPTGAIWSMLKKREEVKEA, encoded by the coding sequence ATGAGTACAATATTATATCCGTTATTAGTTTTAGGGGGACTAGGATTGTTGTTCGGTGTGATTCTTTCCCTTGCATCAAAGGCTTTTGCAGTTGAAACAGATCCAAAAGTTGAAGAGATAAGAAGTGTACTTCCTGGTGCCAATTGTGGTGCATGTGGATTTCCAGGTTGCGACGGTTTAGCTAATGCAATTGCTGAAGGAAAGGCTCCAGTTAATGGCTGTGCTGTTGGAGGTAAAGCAGTAGCTGATAAGGTTGCAGAAATCATGGGGGTATCAGGGCAAGATGCAGAAAAGATGGTAGCTAAAGTACTGTGTCAGGGTACCGATTGCAAGGCTATTAAAAAATATGAGTATACGGGGCTACAAGATTGTAAAGCTGCAAATATTGTAGCAGGTGGAAATAAAGGTTGTCAATATGGATGTTTAGGTTTTGGAACATGTAAGGATGTATGTCAATTTGAAGCTATAGAAATAATTGATGGTATAGCTAATATTGATCCTGAAAAATGTACTTCTTGTGGTCAATGTATAAAAGCTTGTCCTAAGGGAATAATTGAGCTTGTTCCATATAAGCAAAAAGTTATAGTTAAATGTAAGAGTAGTGAATTCGGAAAATCAGTTAAAGAAAAGTGTACTATTGGATGTATTGGATGCCAAATGTGTGTTAAGGCATGTCCTACAGATCCAAAGGCTATGCAATTTGAAAACAACTTGGCTCATATAGATTATGAAAAATGTATAAACTGCGGATTGTGTGCACAAAAATGTCCAACAGGCGCTATATGGAGCATGTTGAAAAAAAGAGAAGAAGTAAAAGAAGCTTAA
- the rsxA gene encoding electron transport complex subunit RsxA, whose product MSLFTILISTVFVNNYVFARFLGICPFLGVSKKTDTAFGMGVAVTFVITLSSILTYIIQKTILDKLGLEYLQTIVFILVIATLVQFVEMVIKKTSPTLYNALGVYLPLITTNCVVLGVAILNIQEGYNLIETIVNSVGASVGFALALVLMAGVREQLELADIPEALKGFPIALISAGLMSIAFLGFNGLV is encoded by the coding sequence ATGTCTTTATTCACTATATTGATTAGTACTGTATTTGTAAATAACTATGTTTTTGCAAGATTCTTAGGTATATGTCCTTTTCTTGGTGTATCAAAGAAAACTGATACTGCCTTTGGAATGGGAGTTGCAGTAACTTTTGTTATTACATTGTCTTCTATTTTGACTTATATTATTCAAAAGACTATATTAGATAAATTAGGACTAGAATATTTACAAACCATTGTTTTTATATTGGTTATAGCTACATTGGTTCAATTTGTTGAAATGGTAATTAAAAAGACAAGTCCTACACTTTACAATGCATTGGGAGTATATCTACCACTTATAACTACAAACTGTGTTGTACTTGGTGTAGCAATACTAAATATTCAAGAAGGATACAATTTAATTGAAACTATTGTCAATTCAGTAGGAGCATCTGTAGGTTTTGCATTGGCATTGGTATTGATGGCTGGCGTCAGAGAACAATTAGAATTGGCAGATATTCCAGAAGCATTGAAAGGTTTTCCAATAGCTCTTATATCTGCGGGGCTTATGAGCATTGCATTTCTAGGGTTTAATGGACTTGTATAG
- the rsxE gene encoding electron transport complex subunit RsxE, with protein sequence MKLSQVFHNGLIKENPIFVQLIGMCSTLAVTTSAVNGIAMGLAVTVVLVGSNLVISLIRNVIPDKIRIPSFIVVIATFVTIIDMFLKAYSPTIYNALGLFIPLIVVNCIIFARAESFASKNGVVPSIVDGLGMGLGYTLALLILGSIRELLGAGTLFGHQIMSASYQPALIAIMPPGAFIILGILIGIFNKVRMKNEKRENEAENNKASMEA encoded by the coding sequence TTGAAGTTATCTCAAGTATTTCATAATGGATTAATAAAAGAAAATCCAATATTTGTTCAACTTATAGGAATGTGTTCTACACTAGCTGTTACTACTTCTGCTGTAAATGGTATAGCTATGGGATTGGCAGTAACAGTAGTTCTAGTGGGTTCAAATCTTGTTATATCACTTATTAGAAATGTTATACCAGACAAGATAAGAATTCCATCATTTATTGTTGTTATTGCAACATTTGTAACAATAATTGATATGTTTTTGAAAGCTTATTCTCCAACAATTTATAATGCTTTAGGGCTATTTATTCCTTTGATTGTTGTTAACTGTATAATATTTGCTAGAGCAGAATCTTTTGCTTCAAAAAATGGTGTCGTACCATCTATAGTAGATGGATTAGGAATGGGGCTTGGCTATACTCTTGCATTGTTGATATTGGGTAGTATAAGGGAACTTTTAGGTGCTGGAACACTGTTTGGTCATCAAATAATGAGTGCTTCTTATCAACCAGCTTTAATTGCAATCATGCCACCAGGAGCGTTTATTATTCTTGGAATTTTAATTGGTATATTCAATAAGGTTAGAATGAAAAATGAGAAAAGAGAAAATGAAGCTGAAAACAATAAAGCTAGTATGGAAGCTTAA
- a CDS encoding RnfABCDGE type electron transport complex subunit G has product MNETLKLGLILLLITSISAVVLGFSNNVTSVKIAEADKIANDNARKEVLPIANEFEALDENTFNDIVSSNQDVLEIYIGKDEGGNVVGYTIKTISGGFGGDIEIMTGISNEDKITGMKVLNHSETPGLGAKSTTPEFQDRFKDKSIENELVVVKGVSSQDAEVEAITGATITSNAVTSGVNMAIKVYNDKLSK; this is encoded by the coding sequence ATGAACGAGACATTAAAACTCGGACTCATTTTATTGCTAATCACATCTATATCAGCAGTAGTTTTGGGATTTTCAAACAATGTAACTTCAGTCAAGATTGCTGAAGCAGATAAAATTGCAAATGATAATGCTAGAAAAGAAGTGCTTCCTATTGCTAATGAATTTGAAGCTTTAGATGAAAACACTTTTAATGATATAGTATCATCAAATCAAGATGTTTTAGAGATATATATAGGAAAAGATGAAGGTGGAAATGTAGTAGGATATACTATAAAGACTATTTCAGGTGGGTTTGGTGGAGATATAGAAATAATGACTGGAATATCCAATGAAGATAAAATTACTGGAATGAAAGTATTAAACCATAGTGAAACTCCAGGACTTGGTGCAAAATCCACAACTCCAGAATTTCAAGATAGATTTAAAGATAAATCTATAGAAAATGAATTGGTAGTAGTTAAAGGTGTTTCATCACAGGATGCAGAAGTGGAAGCTATAACTGGTGCAACTATTACTTCAAATGCTGTGACAAGTGGAGTCAATATGGCGATAAAAGTATATAATGACAAATTGTCTAAATAA
- a CDS encoding RnfABCDGE type electron transport complex subunit D: MDNTLIASSSPHIRSEETVKRIMLDVVIALLPAVIGSIYFFGFNAFKLILISVISSVVFEALIQKAFKKPVTVDDFSAVVTGILLAFNLPASAPWWLPVVGSAFAIIVVKQFFGGLGQNFMNPALAARAMLLSSWPSLMSTYVAPGPDAATSATPLAIMKYGFSDAGASASVAEAGNALPALKDMFLGNIAGAIGETSALLLLIGAVYLLIRGVISWRIPFAYIGTTVLMLFLFGVEAEYIPYHIFAGGLILGAFYMATDYSSSPVTPWGQIIFGIGAGFLTALIRVKGGYPEGVSYSILLMNVATPLIERFTKPKVFGEVK; this comes from the coding sequence ATGGATAATACATTAATTGCTTCTTCATCACCTCATATAAGGTCAGAAGAGACTGTTAAAAGGATAATGTTAGATGTAGTCATTGCACTTTTACCTGCAGTGATTGGAAGTATATATTTTTTTGGATTTAATGCATTTAAGCTTATTTTAATTTCTGTTATTTCGTCAGTTGTGTTTGAGGCACTTATTCAAAAAGCATTTAAGAAACCAGTTACAGTAGATGATTTTAGTGCTGTTGTTACAGGGATACTTTTGGCTTTCAACTTGCCAGCTAGTGCACCTTGGTGGTTACCAGTTGTTGGTTCAGCTTTTGCAATTATTGTAGTAAAACAATTTTTTGGAGGTTTGGGTCAAAACTTCATGAATCCAGCGCTAGCAGCTAGAGCAATGCTTTTATCATCTTGGCCATCTCTTATGTCAACCTATGTAGCACCAGGACCAGATGCAGCTACTTCAGCTACACCATTAGCAATCATGAAATATGGTTTTTCAGATGCTGGAGCTTCAGCTTCTGTTGCAGAGGCAGGAAATGCACTACCAGCTCTTAAAGATATGTTTTTAGGAAATATAGCAGGTGCTATTGGAGAAACTTCAGCACTATTATTATTGATTGGTGCAGTATATTTGCTTATTAGAGGAGTTATCAGTTGGAGAATTCCTTTTGCCTATATAGGTACTACAGTTCTTATGCTTTTCTTATTTGGAGTTGAGGCTGAATATATACCTTATCATATATTTGCAGGTGGATTGATTTTAGGTGCGTTTTATATGGCTACTGACTATTCGTCTTCTCCAGTGACACCTTGGGGTCAGATAATATTTGGAATAGGAGCAGGATTCTTGACGGCTCTTATCAGAGTCAAGGGAGGATATCCAGAAGGTGTTTCTTATTCAATACTTCTTATGAATGTAGCTACACCACTTATTGAAAGGTTTACTAAACCTAAAGTATTTGGGGAGGTGAAGTAA
- the rsxC gene encoding electron transport complex subunit RsxC gives MKLDNLTFKGGVHVPHNKELTSGIPLKSAKEPEMVVIPLQQHIGAPCEALVKVGDDVKVGQKIGQAKAFVSAPIHSSVSGTVKKIAPMVSPVGMTVNCIVIESDGANELDEGIKPKGSLDSLSPKEILEIIKEAGITGMGGAGFPTHVKLSPPPEKKIDTIIINGAECEPYLTSDHRLMLERPEKVIFGLKAIMKAVGVENGFIAIENNKPDALKTIRKACEGETNIKVVSLKAKYPQGDEKRIINAVTGRCVPSGGLPMDVGVVVDNVGTTNAIAEAILEGKPVYERIVTVTGQGVKEPQNLIVKIGTSFKEVIEQCGGYNGIPGKIIMGGPMMGICQYTDEVPVIKGTSGILILSEEQANPQPISPCIRCGKCVEVCPVNLQPLYLSKYSLNRDYEKAEEFNALDCVECGSCSFICPAKRPLVESIRVAKREIIAKRKRA, from the coding sequence ATGAAACTAGATAATTTGACTTTTAAAGGAGGAGTTCATGTTCCGCACAATAAGGAATTGACATCGGGAATTCCCCTAAAAAGCGCAAAAGAGCCAGAAATGGTAGTTATACCTTTGCAACAACATATAGGAGCACCTTGTGAAGCTTTAGTCAAGGTTGGGGATGATGTAAAGGTAGGACAAAAAATTGGACAAGCAAAAGCTTTTGTTTCTGCTCCAATACATTCAAGCGTTTCAGGTACTGTTAAAAAAATAGCTCCTATGGTTTCACCAGTAGGTATGACTGTCAATTGCATAGTGATAGAATCCGATGGTGCCAATGAATTGGATGAAGGTATAAAACCAAAGGGCTCTTTAGACTCATTGTCTCCAAAAGAGATACTTGAAATAATTAAGGAAGCTGGTATTACAGGTATGGGTGGAGCTGGATTTCCGACTCATGTGAAACTTTCTCCACCACCAGAAAAGAAAATTGATACTATTATTATAAATGGAGCTGAATGTGAGCCATATCTTACTTCAGACCACAGACTTATGCTTGAAAGACCTGAAAAGGTTATCTTTGGTCTTAAAGCTATAATGAAGGCTGTAGGTGTTGAAAATGGGTTTATTGCTATTGAAAACAATAAACCAGATGCACTGAAAACTATACGTAAAGCCTGTGAAGGAGAAACAAATATAAAGGTAGTGTCTTTGAAGGCGAAGTACCCACAAGGAGATGAAAAACGTATTATAAATGCTGTAACTGGAAGATGTGTACCATCCGGTGGGTTGCCTATGGATGTAGGTGTTGTTGTAGACAATGTAGGAACAACTAATGCAATTGCTGAGGCAATACTTGAAGGAAAGCCTGTATATGAGAGAATAGTGACTGTAACAGGACAAGGAGTTAAAGAACCTCAAAACTTAATTGTTAAAATTGGGACATCCTTTAAAGAAGTGATAGAACAATGTGGTGGATACAATGGTATTCCTGGGAAAATCATCATGGGAGGACCTATGATGGGAATTTGTCAGTATACTGATGAAGTTCCAGTTATAAAAGGGACTTCTGGAATTTTAATATTGTCAGAAGAACAAGCAAACCCACAGCCTATATCACCTTGTATAAGATGTGGGAAATGTGTTGAAGTTTGTCCTGTAAATCTACAACCACTATATTTAAGCAAATATTCATTAAACAGAGATTATGAAAAGGCAGAAGAATTCAATGCATTGGACTGTGTTGAATGTGGGTCTTGTTCTTTTATATGTCCAGCTAAAAGGCCATTAGTAGAATCTATAAGAGTTGCAAAAAGAGAAATTATTGCAAAGAGAAAGAGAGCTTAA
- a CDS encoding ATP-binding protein, which translates to MKELSLHVLDIARNSIEAGANIVSIRIDENLELDLLTIEIEDNGKGIDRELIEKVTDPFFTTRKTRSVGLGLALAKESAIHCDGDFKIESEKGKGTKVIFSYRYSHIDRAPLGNMGQTIMTLISFDDDIEILYKHMYNNAKFNFDTRNVKKVLNGININESRVLIWIKDYINESIFMLYS; encoded by the coding sequence GTGAAGGAACTTTCTCTCCATGTATTGGATATAGCAAGAAATTCCATAGAAGCAGGTGCAAATATAGTATCTATAAGAATAGATGAAAATTTAGAATTGGATTTATTGACAATTGAGATTGAGGACAATGGAAAGGGAATAGACAGGGAATTGATAGAAAAAGTAACAGATCCATTTTTTACTACGAGGAAGACTAGAAGCGTAGGATTAGGATTGGCTTTGGCAAAAGAATCTGCTATTCACTGTGATGGAGATTTTAAGATTGAATCTGAAAAGGGAAAAGGAACTAAAGTTATATTTTCTTATAGATACAGCCACATAGACAGAGCACCTTTGGGAAATATGGGTCAAACTATTATGACTTTAATAAGTTTTGATGATGATATAGAAATTTTATACAAGCATATGTATAATAATGCTAAATTTAATTTCGATACACGAAATGTAAAAAAAGTGTTAAATGGTATAAATATCAACGAATCTAGAGTCCTCATATGGATAAAAGACTATATAAATGAAAGCATTTTCATGTTGTATTCTTAA